Within the Rickettsia rickettsii genome, the region TTTGCAAGAATATATAAGACTACTCTACGTTGCAATGACAAGAGCTAAAGACAGGCTGATTATATGCGGTTTTAGTAATAAATCTACCACTCCTAAAAATTGCTGGTATGAAATAGCCAAACAAACTTGCGATCAATCTCTCAATTAGTAGCTGCTATATTAAATATAATAGACTATTAAGACGCACATATATTTAAATAGCGTCTTATGTTAAAAATTTTAGAAAGTTTCTTTAAAAATAAAGCAAGCATTAAAATAGAAAGGTTAAACAATTACCATCCCTGCATTATGCTTATGAAAAAGGTCATAAGGAATAATACTTAAATTTTTTTCTTTTAAGGCTTGTTTATACTTTGTTATTTTAGAAATAACAACTACAACAAGAAAAATAAAAATACTTATTAACAGGGGATATAAGATATTTAACTGATCAAACATCATTAATTTCACAGAATTTAGTTAGATACTACATAATAGTAGTAACATTTATTTGAATTTCAACTTAAATATTTTTTATTTCAATTTAACTCCTATATCTTAAATTTAAATCATTTATAGATATTGTCATAAGAAAATTAATAAGATTTTTATTGAAACCGCTACTTCTAAAATAGATAGCATAATAATTTATGCATTATGATAATAATCATGCCTTAATAAATCAGATTTAAGAATACCACAATTATATTCATATGAATCTAAATAAGCTTGTAATTCATGAACATTTTGTTCTATTTTTTCATAATTATATTTATATGAGTTTTGGAATTTTTCAACTAATTTACCTTTATTAACAACTTTTTTATAAGAATCTTCTTTAAAAAACCCATCTTTTTGTTCTTCACTACGAAAGTAATCCTTAAATTCACTATGTTTTTTCGGTCAATTAGAGATAAATTCTGCAAATTTTTCTAATTGAATATTGGTAATTAGAGTAAATACCAAACCTATATTTTCTTTATCTTGGTTAACTCTTGAAACTTCATGCACTATTGTATCTTTTTGTCCAATTTCAATAACATTATTAGATAAAATAACTAAATCTTTTTTATTAACCTCTTGCTTTTCAGATTCCTTTAGTTTTATATTCAGTATTGCCTCTTCTAATGCCTCTTTACTAAATAATTTTTTAAATGCAGCAAGCCACGGACCAAAAGCTGTACTTTCTAACTTTTTAAAATATTCTTTTAACTTCATAACTAATTTCCTTGTTTATATTTTCTTAGTTTAATTTACTAGTACTAGTCGGAAGTAATCAAGTTATAGAGCTAAGAAAAATTAATACTTTTGTAAAAATTATATATAGCGTAAAAATTGAAAAACAGTGTTAAAATGCTTAAAATAATTTGACTATTTTAGAAAATTTTAATAAAATCTATTAATAAACTCAATCGATAATACAAAATATGAAAACAGCTTTTATCTTCCCCGGTCAAGGATTGCAATTGATCGGCATGGGAAAAGATTTTTATGATAATTTTAAACCCGCCAAAGAAACTTTTCAAATCGTTGATGAAGTACTAAACCGAAAACTCACTGATATAATTTTTAATGGACCTTCTGAAGAACTTACCTTAACCACTAACGCACAACCGGCATTAATGGCAGTATCTATGGCAATAATAAATATTATCAAAGCTGAAACCGGTAAAAGTTTGGATAGTCTTTGCGATTATGCTGCCGGTCATTCGCTAGGTGAATATAGTGCTTTATGTAGCACCGAAAGTATTAACCTTGAGACAGCAGCAAAACTACTGCATATACGTAGTACATCTATGCAGGAAGCATGTCCTGAAGGTGAGGGAAGCATGGCGGCTTGTATCAATATTCCGCTTCAAAAACTTGAAGAAATATTAGAAGAGATCAACAAAATAAATTTATGCCAAATTGCCAACGATAACATCGAAGGACAAATAGTTATTAGCGGCAAGACCACAGCTATAGATCATGCTATTAGTATAATTAAAGATTTAGGTTATAAAGCGATAAAGCTGAAAGTCAGTGCTCCATTTCATTGTAGCTTAATGAAGCCGGCAGAAGAAAAAATGCGAGTAGCTCTTGATAAAGCTGTAATTAATAAACCTCTGATACCGATAATCCAAAATTATACCGCAAAACCTACTCTAGATCCTACAGAAATCAAACAAAATTTAATGCTTCAGATATGCGGGCGAGTTAGATGGCGTGAAACTTTAGAACTATTTCACAAATTAGAAATCGCGCATATAGTAGAAATAGGGGTAGGAAGCGTACTAACAAATATGCTCCGGAAAATTAATTATCCATATAAGTTAAGTAATATAAGTAATTTAGAAGAACTACAGCATTGTTTAGATAACATTAGTCAATAACTGTCTCTAATAACTTCTGA harbors:
- the fabD gene encoding ACP S-malonyltransferase — translated: MKTAFIFPGQGLQLIGMGKDFYDNFKPAKETFQIVDEVLNRKLTDIIFNGPSEELTLTTNAQPALMAVSMAIINIIKAETGKSLDSLCDYAAGHSLGEYSALCSTESINLETAAKLLHIRSTSMQEACPEGEGSMAACINIPLQKLEEILEEINKINLCQIANDNIEGQIVISGKTTAIDHAISIIKDLGYKAIKLKVSAPFHCSLMKPAEEKMRVALDKAVINKPLIPIIQNYTAKPTLDPTEIKQNLMLQICGRVRWRETLELFHKLEIAHIVEIGVGSVLTNMLRKINYPYKLSNISNLEELQHCLDNISQ